The Amycolatopsis sp. QT-25 genomic sequence AAAGAAGGGTGGTGTATCCGGCGCTGGTTCCCTCGGCCTGGCTGACCCCGCTGACGTCGACCACGGGAGCGGTGCAACCCGTTTCCCCGCCTTCGGCCGCCGGTACCGCGATTCCGAACGTGACCGCGAGCGCCGCCCCCAGCGTCGCGATCCGTCTCATCTTCGTTCCCATCGTGCGTCCACCCCTTCCGGCGGGCCGCCGCGGCCCGCTGCGACATGGGTAACCGAGTGAGGTTGTCGTGAGGTTGTGACCAGCGGAGACAAACATGAAAATGATTCATGGCCATCCCCGTCCATGACGTACTACGCTTCGGTAACCAGGCAAAGAAGCGTGAGGAAGGGCAGTCGATGGGCGATGTTGCGGCACGGTTCGCCGAGATCGTCGGGGACGCGAACTTGCTGTCAGGCGAGGCGATCCCCGAGGACTACGCACACGACGAGGCTTTGACCACCTCCGCGCAGAGGCCCGCCCACCTGGCGAAACCGGGAAGCGCCGAAGAGGTGGCGGAGCTGCTCAAGGCGGCGAGCGAACACGGCGTGCCGGTCACCGCGCGAGGGTCGGGCACCGGACTTTCAGGTGGTGCGCGGCCACGCGAGGACAGCCTGGTGCTCTCCTTCGAGCGGATGAACGCGGTGCTGGAGATCGACACCGAAAATCACGTCGCCGTCGTCCAGCCGGGTGTCACCTTGTCCGAATTGGACGAAAAGACCACGGCGGCCGGACTCGGCTACACCGTCTACCCCGGCGAGCTGAGCGCGAGCGTCGGCGGCAACGTCGGGACGAACGCGGGCGGCATGCGCGCGGTCAAGTACGGCGTCACCCGGCACAACGTCGTGGGCCTGCAGGCCGTGCTGCCCACCGGTGAGATCATCCGGACCGGTGGCAAAACCTCGAAGGTGTCGACGGGGTATGACCTGACTCAGCTGATCATCGGCTCCGAAGGCACCCTTGCGATCGCGACCGAGGTCATCGTGAAGCTGTACCCGCGTCTGCCGCACGGCGCCACGGTGCTCGCCCCGTTCGAGACCTTCGACGAGGTGATGACCGTCGTCCCGAAGATCATCGCCAGCGGGCTCGCGCCGCATATCCTCGAGTACATCGACAATCTGACGCTCGCCGCGATCAGTTACAACGAGAAGCTCAGCCTCGGCGTGCCGGACTCCATCCGCGACACCGCGCAGGCGTATCTGGTGG encodes the following:
- a CDS encoding FAD-linked oxidase C-terminal domain-containing protein produces the protein MGDVAARFAEIVGDANLLSGEAIPEDYAHDEALTTSAQRPAHLAKPGSAEEVAELLKAASEHGVPVTARGSGTGLSGGARPREDSLVLSFERMNAVLEIDTENHVAVVQPGVTLSELDEKTTAAGLGYTVYPGELSASVGGNVGTNAGGMRAVKYGVTRHNVVGLQAVLPTGEIIRTGGKTSKVSTGYDLTQLIIGSEGTLAIATEVIVKLYPRLPHGATVLAPFETFDEVMTVVPKIIASGLAPHILEYIDNLTLAAISYNEKLSLGVPDSIRDTAQAYLVVALENRHNDRLHADIEELGGMLGELGAMDVYVLEGNSARKLIEAREKAFWTAKSVGADDIIDVVVPRSAMPEFLRKAREMALSRESGALGCGHAGDGNVHLAIFCKDPGKRKQLLTDIFALGMELGGAISGEHGLGRTKSGYFLELEDPAKIALMRRIKESFDPAGILNPGVLFAERA